From the genome of Streptomyces sp. NBC_01116, one region includes:
- a CDS encoding 3-hydroxyacyl-CoA dehydrogenase NAD-binding domain-containing protein yields the protein MSSTTELLKGAAELFPGEVVTQAHVRHLDLPSGAGRFALITLDNGLDHTKPTTFGPQSLANLNAAIDQVEKEASEGTITGVGITGKPFIFAVGADLKGVELLGRHEDALAIGKGGHDVFRRLSGLAVPTFAYYNGAAMGGGVEVGLHCTYRTVSTAIPAFSLPEVFLGLVPGWGGCALLPNLIGADRAVSVIIENSLNQNRQLKGKQVFELGIADAIFEGADFLEQSLIWTAAVLKGELAVERPEIDRGEGWDAAVARGRAIADSKVHGAAPAAYRALDIIAAAKDGDLSAGFDAEDQALADLIMGGELRSGIYAFNLVQKRAKRPAGAPDKNLARPVTKVGVVGAGLMASQLALLFLRRLEVPVVLTDIDQARVDKGVGYVHAEIEKLLGKGRINQDKANRLKGLVSGVLDKAEGFADADFIIEAVFEEIGVKQQVFAEVEAVAPAHAILATNTSSLSVTEMASKLKNPERVVGFHFFNPVAILPLLEIVRGERTDDASLATAFGVARKLKKTAVLVKDAPAFVVNRILTRFMGEIQNVIDEGTPVEVAEKAVEPLGLPMSPLVLLELVGPAIGLHVSETLNRSFPERFTVSENLAAVVKAGKRGFYVYDSGAPVLDPEVAALLKQGDTVLTEEQTRDRVLDAVAQEIGLMLDEGVVAEAQDIDLCLITGAGWPFHLGGITPYLDREGVSQRVNGKPFLERGVASVPA from the coding sequence GTGAGCTCCACCACTGAGCTTCTGAAGGGTGCGGCAGAGCTGTTCCCCGGCGAGGTCGTGACCCAGGCGCACGTACGCCACCTGGACCTGCCGTCCGGCGCCGGGCGGTTCGCGCTCATCACGCTGGACAACGGCCTGGACCACACCAAGCCGACCACCTTCGGACCGCAGTCGCTGGCGAACCTGAACGCCGCGATCGACCAGGTCGAGAAGGAGGCGTCCGAGGGAACCATCACGGGCGTCGGCATCACCGGCAAGCCGTTCATCTTCGCCGTCGGCGCCGACCTCAAGGGCGTCGAGCTGCTCGGCCGCCACGAGGACGCGCTGGCCATCGGCAAGGGCGGCCACGACGTCTTCCGCCGCCTCTCCGGCCTCGCGGTCCCCACCTTCGCGTACTACAACGGCGCGGCCATGGGCGGCGGTGTCGAGGTCGGTCTGCACTGCACCTACCGCACCGTCTCCACCGCCATCCCCGCGTTCTCGCTGCCCGAGGTCTTCCTCGGCCTGGTCCCCGGCTGGGGCGGCTGCGCGCTGCTCCCGAACCTGATCGGCGCGGACCGCGCGGTCTCGGTGATCATCGAGAACTCGCTCAACCAGAACCGCCAGCTCAAGGGCAAGCAGGTCTTCGAGCTCGGGATCGCCGACGCGATCTTCGAGGGCGCGGACTTCCTGGAGCAGTCGCTGATCTGGACCGCGGCCGTCCTCAAGGGCGAGCTCGCCGTCGAGCGGCCCGAGATCGACCGCGGCGAGGGCTGGGACGCGGCTGTCGCCCGCGGCCGGGCCATCGCCGACTCCAAGGTGCACGGTGCGGCCCCGGCCGCGTACCGCGCGCTGGACATCATCGCGGCGGCGAAGGACGGCGACCTGTCCGCCGGCTTCGACGCCGAGGACCAGGCGCTGGCGGACCTGATCATGGGCGGCGAGCTGCGCAGCGGCATCTACGCCTTCAACCTGGTCCAGAAGCGCGCCAAGCGCCCGGCCGGCGCCCCGGACAAGAACCTGGCCCGCCCGGTCACCAAGGTCGGCGTCGTGGGCGCGGGTCTGATGGCCTCGCAGCTGGCGCTGCTGTTCCTGCGCCGCCTGGAGGTCCCGGTCGTCCTCACGGACATCGACCAGGCGCGCGTCGACAAGGGTGTGGGCTACGTCCACGCCGAGATCGAGAAGCTGCTCGGCAAGGGCCGTATCAACCAGGACAAGGCCAACCGCCTCAAGGGCCTGGTCTCCGGTGTCCTCGACAAGGCCGAGGGCTTCGCGGACGCGGACTTCATCATCGAGGCCGTCTTCGAGGAGATCGGCGTCAAGCAGCAGGTGTTCGCGGAGGTCGAGGCGGTCGCCCCGGCGCACGCGATCCTCGCCACCAACACCTCCTCGCTGTCGGTGACCGAGATGGCGTCGAAGCTGAAGAACCCGGAGCGGGTCGTCGGCTTCCACTTCTTCAACCCGGTCGCGATCCTCCCGCTGCTGGAGATCGTGCGCGGCGAGCGGACGGACGACGCCTCGCTGGCCACCGCGTTCGGTGTGGCCCGCAAGCTGAAGAAGACCGCGGTCCTGGTGAAGGACGCCCCGGCGTTCGTCGTCAACCGCATCCTCACCCGCTTCATGGGCGAGATCCAGAACGTCATCGACGAGGGCACCCCGGTCGAGGTCGCGGAGAAGGCCGTCGAGCCGCTCGGCCTGCCGATGTCCCCGCTGGTGCTCCTGGAGCTGGTCGGTCCGGCCATCGGCCTGCACGTCTCCGAGACCCTGAACCGCTCCTTCCCGGAGCGCTTCACGGTCTCCGAGAACCTCGCGGCGGTCGTCAAGGCCGGCAAGCGCGGCTTCTACGTCTACGACTCCGGCGCCCCGGTCCTCGACCCCGAGGTCGCGGCCCTCCTCAAGCAGGGCGACACCGTCCTGACCGAGGAGCAGACCCGTGACCGTGTGCTCGACGCGGTGGCGCAGGAGATCGGCCTGATGCTGGACGAGGGCGTCGTCGCCGAGGCCCAGGACATCGACCTCTGCCTGATCACCGGTGCGGGCTGGCCCTTCCACCTGGGCGGCATCACGCCGTACCTGGACCGTGAGGGCGTCTCCCAGCGGGTGAACGGCAAGCCGTTCCTGGAGCGGGGCGTGGCGAGCGTGCCGGCGTAA